A section of the Gallus gallus isolate bGalGal1 chromosome 4, bGalGal1.mat.broiler.GRCg7b, whole genome shotgun sequence genome encodes:
- the REST gene encoding RE1-silencing transcription factor has product MATQVLGQSGGNGLFPGGSNIGMALSNDMYDLHDLSKAELAAPQLIMLANVALTGEVNGNCCDYLVGEERQMAELTTVGDGNFSDSDAEGVEDSHAVESDRDAPENVELSSLEAPGVETQGPDACPPPETPSTDKDVPLEAPGTPEGSEDKCKSLKNKPFRCKPCHYEAESEEEFVHHIRVHSAKKFFVEENAEKQVQVKESDSYSAEEVDFSKGPIRCDRCGYNTNRYDHYLAHLKHHNKAGENERVYKCTICTYTTVSEYHWKKHLRNHFPRKVYTCSQCSYFSDRKNNYIQHIRTHTGERPYQCAMCPYSSSQKTHLTRHMRTHSGEKPFKCDQCSYVASNQHEVTRHARQVHNGPKPLTCPHCDYKTADRSNFKKHVELHVNPRQFLCPVCDYAASKKCNLQYHIKSRHPDCSDITMDVSKVKLRTKKSEADFSESISDKVEKEQTKGDSPTKKTEKTVKVEKKENLAKEKKPTSNVPARQVTTRSRKSTSENKEVDIKTEKNTEKPCKTKKVKRKAETEITFSKEEPANDTIVMTKKKKKVETKPRDCQEAQKSDDVPEAEPKKQNSCLKKSRKKKALKSKHSKKSSRLDEEKMEEEEVADKSHLVEEDGCMKLDSPSSDQEKEEDPAGPAPLDSNVGHTCKGESVSAKGSCIQEPRQLCLSAQVADTEAEAKDQEMPAAAVESKDTICEKEERKVDTAEDSEEFSHAVSSEPSLDGPVDVLPDLEPGKEPEETCLAETVSNPDPVDLTKTCIPETETPADAVGAPVPPEGCLQSPEVALALSPLDNAAANESQEMDEDEGIHSHEGSDISDNISEGSDDSGLNGARSVQEETSPKTSQGAASSTAVRENYVCIFCDRSFKKEGEYSKHLNRHLVNVYYLEKATKGQE; this is encoded by the exons ATGGCGACTCAAGTGCTGGGACAGTCCGGTGGGAACGGCCTCTTTCCCGGCGGCTCTAACATCGGCATGGCGTTGTCCAACGACATGTATGACTTGCACGACCTTTCCAAAGCCGAACTGGCGGCCCCGCAGCTGATCATGTTGGCCAACGTGGCCCTGACGGGAGAGGTGAACGGCAACTGCTGCGATTACCtggtgggagaggagaggcagaTGGCCGAGCTGACCACGGTGGGCGACGGCAACTTCTCAGACAGCGACGCGGAGGGCGTGGAGGATAGCCACGCTGTGGAGAGCGACCGTGACGCCCCGGAAAACGTGGAATTGAGCTCTCTGGAAGCACCCGGTGTGGAAACCCAAGGCCCGGACGCTTGTCCCCCACCTGAGACTCCCAGCACGGACAAAGATGTCCCGTTGGAAGCTCCGGGCACTCCGGAAGGCTCCGAGGACAAGTGTAAGAGCCTCAAGAACAAGCCTTTCCGCTGCAAGCCCTGCCATTACGAGGCCGAGTCTGAAGAGGAATTTGTGCACCACATCAGGGTTCACAGTGCTAAGAAGTTTTTCGTGGAAGAAAACGCGGAGAAACAAGTGCAGGTCAAGGAGTCGGATTCCTACAGCGCGGAAGAGGTGGACTTCTCCAAGGGCCCGATCCGCTGCGATCGCTGTGGCTATAACACTAACAGATATGATCACTACCTGGCTCACCTGAAGCACCACAACAAGGCGggagaaaatgagagagtgtACAAGTGTACCATATGCACTTACACCACCGTCAGCGAGTATCACTGGAAGAAGCACCTGAGAAACCATTTTCCCAGGAAAGTATACACCTGCTCGCAGTGCTCCTATTTTTCAGACAGGAAAAACAACTATATTCAGCATATTAGAACTCACACGG gAGAGCGACCCTATCAATGTGCTATGTGTCCCTATTCCAGCTCTCAGAAGACCCATTTAACCAGGCACATGCGCACCCACTCAG GTGAGAAGCCATTCAAATGTGATCAGTGCAGTTACGTGGCCTCAAACCAGCATGAAGTAACTCGTCATGCAAGGCAAGTTCACAATGGGCCGAAGCCTCTGACTTGCCCGCACTGTGACTACAAAACAGCCGATCGCAGCAATTTCAAAAAGCACGTTGAGCTCCACGTCAATCCGCGCCAGTTCCTTTGTCCTGTTTGTGACTACGCGGCATCTAAGAAGTGTAACCTGCAGTATCACATCAAATCCAGGCATCCCGATTGTTCGGACATCACCATGGATGTTTCAAAGGTGAAGCTACGGACTAAAAAGAGCGAAGCTGACTTTTCCGAGAGCATCAGTGACAAAGTGgagaaagagcaaacaaaagGGGATTCGCCcacaaagaaaactgagaaaactgtgaaagtggagaaaaaagagaacttggcaaaggaaaagaagccaaCGAGCAATGTTCCTGCACGTCAGGTGACGACCAGAAGTCGGAAATCgacttcagaaaacaaggagGTAGATattaaaactgagaaaaatactgagaaaccctgcaaaacaaagaaggtcaaaaggaaggcagagacagaaataactTTCTCAAAGGAAGAGCCTGCGAACGATACCATCGtaatgacaaaaaagaaaaagaaagtggaaaCTAAACCCAGAGACTGTCAGGAAGCTCAGAAAAGTGATGATGTACCAGAGGCGGAACctaaaaagcaaaattcctgcctgaagaaaagcaggaaaaagaaagctctgAAAAGTAAGCACAGTAAGAAAAGCAGTAGACTTGATGAGGAGaagatggaagaagaggaggtgGCGGACAAGTCTCATCTTGTGGAAGAGGATGGATGTATGAAACTCGACAGTCCGAGCAGCGAccaggagaaggaggaagatcCTGCTGGTCCAGCACCATTAGACAGTAATGTTGGTCATACTTGCAAGGGGGAGAGCGTCAGTGCCAAAGGAAGCTGCATACAAGAGCCAAGACAGCTTTGTCTGTCAGCTCAGGTTGCGGACACAGAGGCTGAGGCGAAGGATCAAGAAatgcctgctgcagcagtggagaGCAAAGACACTATCTgtgaaaaagaggagagaaaggtgGATACGGCAGAAGACTCAGAAGAATTTTCTCATGCAGTGTCTTCTGAACCAAGTCTGGATGGACCTGTGGATGTACTACCAGATCTGGAGCCCGGGAAGGAGCCAGAGGAAACCTGCTTGGCAGAAACTGTGAGTAACCCAGACCCAGTAGACCTGACTAAGACATGCATCCCAGAGACAGAGACACCAGCGGATGCTGTGGGAGCGCCTGTGCCCCCAGAAGGGTGTTTGCAGAGCCCTGAAGTAGCTCTGGCCTTATCACCTCTGGATAACGCAGCAGCGAACGAATCTCAGGAAATGGATGAGGATGAGGGCATCCACAGCCATGAAGGCAGCGACATAAGTGACAACATATCAGAAGGCAGCGATGATTCGGGGTTAAACGGTGCTCGCTCTGTACAAGAGGAAACCAGTCCGAAGACATCACAAGGAGCTGCCAGTAGCACAGCAGTCAGGGAGAACTATGTGTGCATTTTTTGTGACCGCTCATTTAAGAAGGAAGGTGAATACAGCAAGCACCTCAATCGCCACTTGGTCAATGTGTATTATCTTGAGAAGGCAACAAAAGGGCAGGAGTAG
- the NOA1 gene encoding nitric oxide-associated protein 1, giving the protein MLRLGRALLGRLRPARPWAARRGAAAAAGGEEERFVFLEYEPEPPPPPLLPPPPPPAASARGREAVRSRAAGRDGAREGDRVRGVADLSVPPSGVGCSGCGAELQCRDAAAPGFVPADKYRSLCAGPDGTAGLRDAVCQRCWVLEHGGRVVRLDLPPEQHRAVLSAALRSPPRHGRGPLLLYLLDVLELPDPVLPQLPALLSPEVPAAGLLVVGNKVDLLPADSPGHLGRLRQRVTAACLQAGISRAQLVDVRLVSAKTGFGIERLVSRLQRSWKCAGDVYLLGATNSGKSTLFNALLLSDYCKSRAPDVVNRATVSSWPGTTLNLLKFPIINPTCDRIFRRQERLKEEALKTEDQLSDKEKKHLNRLKKQGYLVGRVGRTFKPQKESSVIDFDPDLLSYSIDEDPCHIPKKHEEREEFTYNEVKDARWCFDTPGIVKENCVLNLLTEKEVKLVLPTQAIIPRTFILKPGMVLFLAALGRVDYLQGEKPAWFSVVASKLLPVHIAALSSADAMYEKYAGQEFFKVPMGGKERMKEFPPLVPQDITLKGTGTTEAVADIKLSSAGWVAVTAHAEEELLLRAYTPRGTTVVVREPPLLPYISNIRGARIPGTAAYRTKKPPSLVENLKTVGNR; this is encoded by the exons ATGCTCCGCCTGGGCCGGGCGCTGCTGGGCCGCCTGCGCCCAGCCCGGCCCTGGgcagcgcggcgcggggcggctgCGGCGGCGGGCGGTGAAGAGGAGCGCTTCGTCTTCCTCGAGTACGAGCCGGAGCCGCCGCCACCGCCactgctgccgccgccgccgccgcccgccgcttCGGCGAGGGGCAGAGAGGCCGTGCGGAGCCGGGCGGCGGGCAGGGACGGCGCCCGGGAGGGGGACCGGGTCCGGGGGGTGGCCGACCTGTCAGTGCCGCCGAGCGGCGTGGGCTGCTCGGGCTGCGGGGCCGAGCTGCAGTGCCGCGACGCCGCGGCGCCGGGTTTCGTTCCGGCCGACAAATACCGCAGCCTGTGCGCGGGTCCGGACGGCACGGCCGGGCTGCGGGATGCCGTGTGCCAGCGGTGCTGGGTGCTGGAGCACGGCGGCCGGGTAGTCCGCCTGGACCTGCCGCCCGAGCAGCACCGCGCGGTTCTCAGCGCCGCGCTCCGCAGCCCCCCCCGGCACGGCCGCGGCCCGCTGCTCCTCTACCTGCTGGACGTGCTGGAGCTGCCCGACCCCGTGTTACCCCAACTGCCCGCGCTGCTGAGCCCCGAGGTGCCCGCCgcggggctgctggtggtgggcAACAAGGTGGACCTGCTGCCGGCTGACTCCCCCGGGCACCTGGGGCGGCTGCGGCAGAGGGTGacggctgcctgcctgcaggccGGCATCTCCCGAGCGCAGCTGGTGGATGTCCGGCTGGTGAGCGCCAAGACGGGCTTCGGGATAGAGAGGCTGGTCAGCCGGCTGCAGCGCTCCTGGAAGTGCGCCGGCGACGTCTACCTGCTGGGGGCCACCAACTCGGGCAAGTCGACGCTCTTCAACGCCCTGCTGCTCTCCGACTACTGCAAGTCGCGTGCCCCCGACGTGGTTAACAGGGCCACCGTGTCATCCTGGCCAG gaACAACACTGAACTTGTTGAAATTTCCAATTATTAACCCTACGTGTGACAGGATATTCAGAAggcaggagaggctgaaagaagAGGCACTAAAAACAGAAGATCAGCTAAGCgataaagaaaagaagcaccTTAATCGCCTTAAAAAGCAAGGCTACTTAGTGG GAAGAGTTGGAAGAACATTTAAACCTCAGAAGGAGAGCTCTGTGATTGATTTTGACCCTGACCTGCTGTCGTACAGCATAGATGAAGATCCATGCCATATCCCTAAGAAGcatgaggaaagagaagagttCACGTATAACGAAGTGAAGGACGCTCGCTGGTGTTTCGATACTCCAGGGATTGTAAAGGAAAACTGT gttttgaatctcctaacagagaaagaagtaaAGCTGGTTTTGCCAACACAAGCTATCATTCCACGGACCTTCATTCTCAAGCCAGGGATGGTCTTGTTTTTAGCAGCTTTAGGACGCGTAGACTACTTACAG ggaGAAAAACCTGCGTGGTTTTCTGTTGTGGCTTCTAAGCTGTTGCCAGTCCACATTGCTGCCTTGAGTAGTGCAGATGCCATGTATGAGAAGTATGCTGGCCAAGAGTTCTTTAAA GTTCCAATGGGTGGGAAAGAGCGAATGAAAGAGTTCCCCCCACTCGTCCCCCAGGACATTACACTGAAAGGAACTGGTACCACTGAGGCAGTTGCAGATATCAAACTTTCCTCTGCAG gCTGGGTGGCAGTGACAGCTCATGCAGAAGAGGAACTGCTGCTCCGAGCCTATACGCCCAGGGGCACCACAGTGGTGGTACGGGAGCCTCCCCTTTTACCATATATCAGTAACATCAGAGGGGCCCGGATCCCAGGTACTGCTGCCTACAGAACCAAAAAGCCTCCTTCCCTCGtagaaaacttgaaaactgtAGGAAACAGATAG